The sequence GTCCCCGCTGAGGTACGTCGCGCTCGGCGACTCCTACAGCGCCGCCTCCGGGGTGCTGCCGCCGGACCTCACGGCACCGCCGCAGTGCCTGCGCTCCGTCCGCAACTACCCGCACGTCGTCGCCGGTGCCATCGGCGCGCAGCTCACCGACGTGACCTGCGGAGGCGCGGCCACCGGCGACTTCTTCGCCGAGCAGCACCCGGGCGTGGCCCCCCAGCTCGATGCTCTGGGCCAGGACACCCAGCTGGTCACCATGACCATCGGCGGCAACGACAGCAGCGTCTTCACCAACTCGATCCTCGCCTGCTCCACCGCGGGGCTGACCACCCTCGGCGCGGGGAGCCCGTGCAAGGACCGCTACGGCTCCTCCTTCGAGGACACCATCCGCTCCACGACTTTCCCGGCGCTGGTGGAGACCCTCCGGGCGGTCCGCCAGGAGGCTTCCCGGGCGAAGGTGGCGATCCTCGGCTACCCGTGGATCATGCCGGCGAGCGGCGGCTGCTTCGACCGCATGACGATCGCCGAGGGTGACGTCCCCTACCTGCGCAGCCTGCAGGCCACCCTCAACGACGCGGTGCGGCGCGCGGCGGGGCAGACCGGCGTCACCTACGTCGACATGAGCCAGGCGTCCGAGGGGCACGACGCCTGCCGGCCGATCGGCGTGCGCTGGGTCGAGCCGGTCCTCCAGGGGACCAACGCGGTGATCGTCCACCCGAACGCGCTCGGGGAGGCGCAGATGGCGGCCCGGACGATCGAGGTGCTGCGGCTGGACCGCGGCCGCTGAGCCGAGCGGCGGCCACCGGGTTCCCACCGGATCACTGCCACGCGGCCTCGCCGGGGGTCACGAGGGTCAGAAGCCGAAGAGCAGACCCAGGCCGCCGACGGTGAACAGCACCATGACGACGACGAGCGGCAGCTGGTCCGACGCTCGGGCGTGCCGCTCGGACAGCAGCGCCCGTTCGTGCGCCAGCGTCACGCCGGTCACGTGCCCGGCGACCACCGCGCCCACCTGCACGTAGGCGATGGCGTCCGGTCCCACGGCGGTCAGGTCGACGACGTTGCCGTAGGTGCCGAGCAGGTCCACGCCCGCGAGGCCGAACGGGTTGCTCGCGAGGATCCACGTCGTCTGCCCGTCGAGCACCAGCAGGCTGAAGTAGTGGGCAACGGTGTAGCCGAGCGCGATCGGGATGACCGTGGCGGCGTACCGGCGCGGCTGGACCCCGGCCGGCTGCCCGGCCAGCCGACCCGACAAGCGGGTGCCCAGCAGGTACAGGACGGCGACGAGCGCGATCCCGGCGAGCAGGCCGAGCGTGCCCGACAGCGAGTCGTTCGCCGCGCCGGGTCCGCTCTGCCACCAGGCGGTGCGGGTGAGCCCGTCGAAGGCGGTGGAGCCCAGCAGCACGACCACCACTGCGGCCAGGCCGGGGACGGCGGGGGTCGCCGTCGCATTCGCCAGCGGGTTGCGCAGCACCAGCCGGCCGTCGGCCCGGCGTCCCCAAGGGGACAGGCGGGCGATGAGGGTGGAGTAGACCTCGAAGCCGTCGCCGCGGGCGAACCAGCCCTCGCCGAACCAGAACGCGAGCCCGGACTGCACCACCGCGTAGCCGACCAGGAAGGCCGCGACCGTGCCCGGGTCGGCGCGTCCCGGATACACCAGCTCGAACCAGAGGAAGACCGTCAGTGAGACGGCGGCCGGCCAGAGCCCGAGGGACGGCAGCCGCGGGACGCCGGGGGCGGACGGGGTGAGCGGGCGCAGGACGCGGTGCACCAGCCTCAGCGGGTTGGCTACCCGCCACACCGGCCCGAGCAGCAGGCTGGCCGGCACCAGCCCTACCCAGAAGGTGACGTAGAGCGCCCACGGCGCGAGGTTCCGCTCGGTCGCCTCCGGCCCGGCGAGCGCGGCCGCGACGACCAGCACCAGCAGCGCGAGCGCCACCGCCTGCACGACCTGCCGCAGGGCCGGGGCGTCCACCACCCGCTGCAGGCCGGTCGGCAGCGGGCACCCGGACGACGGGCCGCCCAGTTTCGGTGACCGCCACAAGAGCAGCAGCGCGGCGAAGCTGATCAGGATGGCCGCGCCGGCTCCGTACAGCGCCAGCCCGAGTGGGATCGGCAGGTCGGTGCGCGACCCGACCCCGTGGGCGAGCAGGGTCACGAGACCTGCAGCGTGAGCAGCACCGTCCCGGCATCGTGCAGCTCCAGCTCGAAAACGCCGGGGATGGTGGC is a genomic window of Blastococcus sp. HT6-30 containing:
- a CDS encoding SGNH/GDSL hydrolase family protein, which codes for MRRLAACFAAAVAVLAGVVVAPVAQATPSPLRYVALGDSYSAASGVLPPDLTAPPQCLRSVRNYPHVVAGAIGAQLTDVTCGGAATGDFFAEQHPGVAPQLDALGQDTQLVTMTIGGNDSSVFTNSILACSTAGLTTLGAGSPCKDRYGSSFEDTIRSTTFPALVETLRAVRQEASRAKVAILGYPWIMPASGGCFDRMTIAEGDVPYLRSLQATLNDAVRRAAGQTGVTYVDMSQASEGHDACRPIGVRWVEPVLQGTNAVIVHPNALGEAQMAARTIEVLRLDRGR